The Melanotaenia boesemani isolate fMelBoe1 chromosome 11, fMelBoe1.pri, whole genome shotgun sequence genome includes the window CCGCATCCTTCTGACCAAAGGAGAGGCACCATTACACAGAATTTCTGAAGTTGAGGGAAGGGTAATGCTGctctgtttgtatgttttaagCACGTCAGCTGTGAGTGTTTAATGGGGCAGAGTTCTCTGTTTCAATGCTGATAAGTTTTTCCACTCGCCCTCAGATCTACAGTGATGCTAAAGAGTGCCTGAATCTCCTGTCGTACAGACTGGGAACTGCAAACCACTTTTTTGGCAACTCGTGAGTTTCTAGTGTATCCttatgtaaattatttaaaagaggttagaaagcaaaatataaaagctttttaaatgattaattgtAATTCACGATATATAAATGTGCTGGTTTTGATATCACAGCCTTTCATTgcatatttgtgtatttatgttttttctgaATGTAATTATGGATATTTGATTGTAGGCCAACCAGCCTGGAtgcttttgtgtttggttttttggCACCTCTTTACAAAGCCAGCCTTCCCAGCAGCTCTCTGCAGAACCACCTCAGACTGCTGGATAACCTCACACACTTCTGTGACAACATCCTTACAGTCTACTTCAACTTGGACCACTCTAGTAAGATCTCTTGCACAGACTAGAAATACTCACCCTTTGAGACTTTAGTATAATCAGCATGCATGTGGGGAATGCATAAAAATTGCAATGAAACAAAACTAACATCACCAGCACAGCAGTTCTTCTCATATCGTGATTTTACAACAATGCTTTACATCTGCTTTACTTTTGGGTGTTAAATGACCTAACACTGCTTCTGCTCcactgctgtttccttcttctcttGGGGCATCTTTCATTCATCTATTTCCAGGTTCTCCCACTCCTGTTCAGGAAACCATGGATGCCAACCTCCAGAAACTAACACAGCTTGTAAACAAAGAGTCCAACTTGATAGAAAAGGTGCTCCtgctttccttttctcttcttttgcaTGGGTTCATGGTTACTTTCAGCAGGTACCATCACTGTTGTACACACAGTAGTTTGTAGTTTTTCTTACTCACTTCTTGCCAttaacatttcttcttcttacaAATGGGAGCAAGCTAAATTTGGCATCTTTTACTATAGATGGATGACAACCTTCGCAGCAGCCCACAGCACAAACCACACAGACCAGACCCCAAATCCAGTCTGTCCAGTTCGAAGAACTCTACCCCTGCCTAACACTTGACCTTTAGTCTCTGATCCTGCCTTATGAATCACAGAGGAACACATGCTCTGAATCTGACTCAAcatcctggaagaaaaaaaaaaaaaacgaataaAGCTGGACTGTGACTGAAATgggaaaaaaactattta containing:
- the mtx3 gene encoding metaxin-3 isoform X2; its protein translation is MAAAMELRCWGGDWGLPSVHTESLIVLAYSKFSGAKLTISPVDWTWKTITANVPELLCGDSVVQEPTQILNFMRKQRFNADYDLTARQGADTMAYIALLEEKLRPALLHTFWVDAENYANLTRPWFASHSPFPLNFLVPCRHANIALSRILLTKGEAPLHRISEVEGRIYSDAKECLNLLSYRLGTANHFFGNSPTSLDAFVFGFLAPLYKASLPSSSLQNHLRLLDNLTHFCDNILTVYFNLDHSSSPTPVQETMDANLQKLTQLVNKESNLIEKMDDNLRSSPQHKPHRPDPKSSLSSSKNSTPA
- the mtx3 gene encoding metaxin-3 isoform X1, encoding MLILRCRAILSVSSSFVLLVSLHANSAAAVCLAYSKFSGAKLTISPVDWTWKTITANVPELLCGDSVVQEPTQILNFMRKQRFNADYDLTARQGADTMAYIALLEEKLRPALLHTFWVDAENYANLTRPWFASHSPFPLNFLVPCRHANIALSRILLTKGEAPLHRISEVEGRIYSDAKECLNLLSYRLGTANHFFGNSPTSLDAFVFGFLAPLYKASLPSSSLQNHLRLLDNLTHFCDNILTVYFNLDHSSSPTPVQETMDANLQKLTQLVNKESNLIEKMDDNLRSSPQHKPHRPDPKSSLSSSKNSTPA